The Ramlibacter sp. region CATTGACAGCCCGCGGGCGCCATCGAATAATAGCGAACCGCAAGTAATTTTCGTCCGAGGTCACACATGCTGAATTCCGAGAACAATGAGATCCTCACCCGCGTCGGCCCCGGCACTGCCATGGGTGGCCTGTTCCGGCAGTTCTGGCAGCCCGCGCTTCTGTGCGAGGAGCTGCCGGCGCCCGATTGCGCTCCGGTGCGGGTTCGGCTGATGGGCGAGAACTTCGTTGCCTTCCGGGACTCCAGCGGGAAGGTCGGGCTGCTGGACGCGCATTGCCCGCACCGCCTGGCCGAGCTCTTCTTCGGGCGCAACGAGGAGGGCGGCCTGCGCTGCGTGTACCACGGCTGGAAGTTCAGCGTCACCGGCGAGCTGCTGGACATGCCGAGTGAACCTGCCGGCAGCCCGATGCGGTGCAATCCGAACATTCGCGCCAAGGCATACCCGGTCCACGAAGCCGGCGGCATCGTCTGGGCCTACCTGGGCCCGCAGGAGTCCATCCCGCCTTTGCCGCAGATGGAATTCATGGGCCTGCCGGCACAGAACTTCTACACCTCGAAGTGCCTGATGAAATGCAATTACCAGCAGGCGCTGGAAGGCAGCATCGATACAGCGCACCTCACCTTTCTGCACCGGTCCATGGCACCCATGCAGAAGGACGTGTTCAACGTCGGCCACCTGCAGGAGTACGGCGACGCCGACGGGGCGCCACGCTTTTTCTGCGAGGACACCGAGTACGGCATGCGCATCTCTGCGCGCCGGGACGGAGGCGAGGACACCTACTACTGGCGCATCACGCAGTGGCTGATGCCCGCGGCCGTGCTGGTGCCGACAGCCGAAGGCCTGGTCTGCAGGGCCAACCTGTTCATCCCCATCGACGATGAGAACTGCTGGTGGTACCGCATCCGCTACCACGCCGGACGTCCTCTGAGCGACGATGAACTCGCCGAGTACAAGGGCGGCGGCCTCGACTACGCGAAGCTGGTTCCGGGAACGTACATCCCC contains the following coding sequences:
- a CDS encoding aromatic ring-hydroxylating dioxygenase subunit alpha, producing MLNSENNEILTRVGPGTAMGGLFRQFWQPALLCEELPAPDCAPVRVRLMGENFVAFRDSSGKVGLLDAHCPHRLAELFFGRNEEGGLRCVYHGWKFSVTGELLDMPSEPAGSPMRCNPNIRAKAYPVHEAGGIVWAYLGPQESIPPLPQMEFMGLPAQNFYTSKCLMKCNYQQALEGSIDTAHLTFLHRSMAPMQKDVFNVGHLQEYGDADGAPRFFCEDTEYGMRISARRDGGEDTYYWRITQWLMPAAVLVPTAEGLVCRANLFIPIDDENCWWYRIRYHAGRPLSDDELAEYKGGGLDYAKLVPGTYIPEGNRANDYLMDRTLQKSGSFTGILSAQLQDLAVQESQGAIADRTKEHLGSSDTAIVKCRRRLIESAKRFATEGTIPAAVARADLYKRRAVAILLPKEMTADQAGTHPATLPSA